The following are encoded in a window of uncultured Sphaerochaeta sp. genomic DNA:
- a CDS encoding ABC transporter substrate-binding protein: protein MKKHFLIVLLVALLLPATLFAQGSKATAAEDAVQYTPAGTFPIVESPVTVDIMVAQPPCVEDYNTNRFTKYMEELTGVKVNYIMIPEQAATEKLALVLASGDYPDAFLGFAVSNELETNYGAMEGLFLPLNEYYSDDWMPNMMTAFDEFPGAVGFMTNIDGNIYSFPRLEGCYHCSNQAKMFVYQPFLDALGLETPTTTEEFYQVLKAIKTQDPNGNGKADEIPLAGSIIGWSDQVERFLLNSFIYCDLDTNINSNADDNVGYLMDGKKVDTAVNKDAYRDGLAYINKLYKEGLIYNGSFTQDSSQLTQLVESSSEPVVGFATGGWRGQFSTIGGDRFNNFQAIAPLEGPDGVQYAVAFLQNPEVGQLVLSSETKYAEAIVRYFDYMYSLEGTLQQRNGFQGEAWDWAEEGQVGLDGKPAIWQELIQWNDKDPQNDTWIQTYAAAMTPSLKNGLASVPMSKDNPDYYKPDNNEKVLFDETRELYKPHEDTSVEVPKLKFTADENEEFSTVKRELANYIRQSAVKFMVGSLDVNDDKVWNDYLANLEKLQLSKVLDLMQTAYDRQYK from the coding sequence ATGAAAAAGCATTTCTTGATTGTGTTGTTGGTTGCTCTGTTGCTGCCCGCAACTCTGTTTGCTCAAGGTTCCAAGGCTACAGCAGCTGAGGACGCAGTTCAGTATACCCCGGCAGGGACCTTTCCCATCGTGGAAAGCCCGGTAACCGTGGATATCATGGTCGCACAGCCACCCTGTGTCGAGGATTACAACACCAACCGCTTCACCAAGTACATGGAAGAGCTGACCGGTGTGAAGGTGAACTACATCATGATCCCCGAGCAGGCTGCCACCGAGAAACTTGCCCTGGTTCTGGCCAGTGGAGACTACCCGGATGCATTCCTCGGCTTTGCAGTAAGCAATGAGCTTGAGACCAACTATGGTGCCATGGAAGGGCTCTTCCTTCCCCTCAATGAGTATTACAGTGATGACTGGATGCCCAACATGATGACGGCATTCGATGAATTCCCTGGGGCTGTTGGATTCATGACCAATATCGACGGTAACATCTACTCCTTCCCACGGTTGGAAGGCTGTTATCACTGTTCTAACCAGGCAAAGATGTTTGTCTACCAGCCCTTCCTCGATGCTCTTGGTCTTGAGACCCCAACCACCACTGAAGAGTTCTATCAGGTGTTGAAGGCTATCAAGACACAGGATCCCAATGGAAACGGCAAGGCTGATGAGATTCCCCTTGCAGGTTCAATCATTGGTTGGTCCGACCAGGTTGAGCGCTTCCTGCTCAACAGCTTCATCTACTGTGACCTCGACACCAACATCAACAGTAATGCCGATGACAACGTTGGCTACCTGATGGATGGAAAGAAAGTTGATACCGCAGTGAACAAGGACGCTTACCGTGATGGTCTTGCATACATCAACAAGCTCTACAAGGAAGGATTGATCTACAACGGTTCATTCACCCAGGATTCTAGCCAGCTGACCCAGTTGGTAGAGAGTTCCTCTGAGCCTGTAGTTGGTTTTGCAACCGGTGGATGGAGAGGTCAGTTCTCAACCATTGGTGGAGACCGCTTCAACAACTTCCAGGCAATTGCTCCACTTGAAGGCCCTGATGGCGTGCAGTATGCAGTTGCATTCCTCCAGAACCCTGAAGTAGGCCAGCTGGTACTCAGCAGTGAGACCAAGTATGCCGAGGCAATTGTCCGTTACTTCGACTACATGTACAGCCTTGAAGGAACCCTTCAGCAGCGCAATGGATTCCAGGGCGAAGCTTGGGACTGGGCTGAGGAAGGACAGGTTGGTCTTGATGGTAAGCCAGCAATCTGGCAGGAGTTGATTCAGTGGAACGACAAGGATCCCCAGAATGATACCTGGATCCAGACCTATGCAGCAGCCATGACTCCTTCCCTGAAGAATGGTCTTGCTTCTGTTCCAATGAGCAAGGATAATCCTGACTACTACAAGCCGGACAACAACGAGAAGGTGCTCTTCGATGAGACCCGTGAACTGTACAAGCCACATGAGGATACCTCCGTTGAGGTTCCCAAGCTTAAGTTCACTGCTGATGAAAACGAGGAGTTCTCCACTGTCAAGCGCGAGCTCGCCAACTACATCCGTCAGAGTGCGGTTAAGTTCATGGTCGGTTCCCTTGATGTGAATGATGACAAGGTCTGGAATGACTACCTTGCCAACCTCGAGAAGTTGCAGTTGTCCAAGGTTTTGGACCTGATGCAGACTGCCTACGACCGCCAGTACAAGTAA
- a CDS encoding helix-turn-helix domain-containing protein: MRKTERKIPDSRTVVLFLTTLVLCFIILIMSQSWMLSTVRRDKQEQTYSMLQLIRSTTDLSLDQMFKLSQTLLLNNDIATFIYQGQVPVGSEDIQALIDAKALLPTSTNINAMLSEIYVYSDKSGYILSSRNAFLDPEKMYPTLFAFENLNYRQFKSKYLSAPFTRKFFPETTALVHGRQQSVIPLVQTFPLNIPGSNAGKIMLLLDSSYIAGLLREQVEGMNPTVYITDSEGTVITSYGDLSLIVGESYEDGQHRIFIDGQEYVLSVTSSDQSGLKFYSLLSLKEVRAMLSPLWVLLTGVIIVMFLLLGLFSVYILARSNRHWNELLGLAEEGQKPLPYEQAVGYIKSIVEQDRSLVRQAGGTPFITDTFFRRLIHGKMLGTAEIQAMLKQVQTDIDLTRPFTYQMVHIAIHDVHDFLSSERLEDIDFTRIAAQKQAQRAFGKQYYLYMDYAFSIWIMLWHVDSRFLETQIDLFWREFVNVAPSTTSMAVSSPKRSLDDVFSATNECSEVQQSLVSEKQVEVMRRYRDLSLKREPYHYTADMERKLSGAVLRGERDALEEILQTIEQDNFVARSLGPEEYGNLLKVLYATAIKLSQGMRMPLHQSVFTTFEEAKQFFLSQALAINRAKNDKDEILVQRIVSYIQDYYADPSLNLSNMAEHFGMKESFLYHFMQTRMETSFAQYVETYRLERSLVLFSEKQMTIGEITTLCGYSNPQTFRRAFQKRYGMLPSDYQKTVLYQKK; this comes from the coding sequence ATGAGAAAGACAGAGCGCAAGATTCCTGATTCAAGAACCGTTGTTCTCTTCCTCACTACCCTTGTTTTGTGCTTTATCATCCTGATCATGAGTCAGTCCTGGATGCTGAGTACGGTACGAAGGGACAAGCAGGAACAGACTTACTCCATGTTGCAGCTGATACGTTCCACCACTGATCTTTCATTGGACCAGATGTTCAAACTCAGCCAGACACTGTTGCTCAATAATGATATTGCCACATTCATCTACCAGGGCCAAGTGCCTGTAGGCTCAGAGGATATCCAAGCCCTTATCGACGCCAAGGCGTTGTTGCCTACCTCTACAAACATCAATGCCATGTTGAGTGAAATATATGTGTACTCTGACAAGAGCGGCTATATTCTCTCTTCCCGCAATGCCTTTCTCGACCCTGAGAAGATGTATCCTACCTTGTTTGCCTTTGAGAATCTGAATTACCGACAGTTCAAGAGCAAGTATTTAAGTGCTCCATTTACCCGTAAGTTTTTCCCTGAGACTACAGCCCTGGTACATGGACGCCAGCAGTCAGTTATTCCCTTGGTCCAGACCTTTCCTTTGAATATCCCCGGCTCCAATGCTGGAAAGATCATGTTGCTGCTGGACAGCAGCTATATCGCTGGTCTCCTGCGTGAGCAGGTAGAGGGAATGAATCCAACGGTCTATATAACCGATAGTGAGGGGACAGTAATTACCTCATACGGAGACCTCTCCCTGATTGTGGGCGAATCCTACGAGGATGGGCAGCATCGAATTTTCATAGATGGTCAGGAGTACGTACTCTCTGTCACCAGTTCTGATCAGAGTGGACTTAAATTCTATTCTCTCCTTTCTCTCAAGGAGGTCAGGGCGATGCTCAGCCCACTGTGGGTATTGCTTACCGGGGTGATTATTGTCATGTTCCTCCTCTTGGGGCTGTTCTCTGTGTATATCCTTGCACGCAGTAACCGACACTGGAATGAGCTTCTTGGACTTGCTGAGGAAGGGCAAAAGCCGCTTCCCTACGAGCAAGCTGTGGGATACATCAAGTCCATTGTTGAACAGGACCGCTCCCTGGTCCGTCAGGCTGGAGGAACACCATTTATTACCGATACGTTCTTCCGTCGCTTGATCCACGGAAAGATGCTCGGAACTGCCGAGATTCAGGCAATGCTTAAGCAGGTACAGACGGATATCGATCTGACTCGTCCCTTCACCTACCAGATGGTACACATTGCCATCCATGATGTGCATGACTTCCTCTCCAGTGAACGGTTGGAGGACATTGACTTTACCCGTATTGCAGCGCAGAAGCAGGCACAGCGTGCTTTTGGGAAGCAGTATTATCTTTATATGGACTATGCATTCTCCATCTGGATCATGCTCTGGCATGTAGATTCCAGGTTCCTTGAGACCCAGATAGACCTGTTCTGGAGGGAGTTTGTCAATGTTGCTCCCAGTACTACCAGTATGGCGGTCAGTAGCCCGAAACGTAGCCTGGATGATGTTTTCAGTGCAACAAACGAGTGTAGCGAGGTCCAACAGAGCTTGGTCAGTGAGAAACAAGTTGAGGTGATGCGCCGCTATCGTGACCTTTCCTTGAAGAGGGAACCCTACCACTATACTGCAGATATGGAGCGTAAGCTCAGTGGTGCAGTCTTGCGTGGTGAGCGTGATGCGCTTGAGGAGATTCTCCAGACCATCGAGCAGGATAACTTTGTGGCACGAAGTCTGGGACCGGAGGAGTACGGGAACCTGCTCAAGGTTCTCTATGCTACTGCGATCAAGCTCAGCCAGGGAATGAGGATGCCACTACATCAGTCAGTCTTCACCACCTTTGAAGAGGCCAAGCAGTTCTTCCTCTCTCAGGCTCTGGCGATCAACAGGGCAAAGAATGACAAGGATGAGATATTGGTCCAGAGGATTGTTTCCTATATCCAGGACTACTATGCAGATCCTTCCCTCAATCTCTCCAATATGGCAGAACACTTCGGAATGAAGGAGAGCTTCCTCTATCACTTTATGCAGACCAGGATGGAGACATCCTTCGCCCAATATGTGGAGACCTATCGGCTGGAACGTTCCTTGGTGCTCTTCAGTGAGAAACAGATGACCATTGGGGAGATTACCACCCTCTGCGGTTATTCCAATCCCCAGACATTCAGAAGAGCCTTCCAGAAACGTTATGGCATGCTTCCCTCAGATTACCAGAAGACTGTGTTGTACCAGAAGAAGTAG
- a CDS encoding zinc-binding alcohol dehydrogenase — MYKKVTVDKKLNPCFESVQERPLGDTEVRVRSLFGSPKHGTELTGLTESPFSKHYYDEEQHIFKLRETPIEETISGLGNMWVGVVVERGESAMRFSLGERVTGYGVLSEYHQLEQDKVLKMPDEMSWQTAVCFDPLQFALGGVRDAHIRIGDRVLISGLGAIGMLSAKLARLAGASLVAVSDPVSIRREIALKAGADLAFDPTTDDYGLILRDYTCGRGLDAVIETSASYSALQQGLRALAYGGTLASVGWFKEREVTLHFGQEGHFNQQKIVFSRACSDPNNDHPRWNFSRIKEEAWQILCKGLISGDDIVTPIVPFSEAPSAYRDLVMGHAEHCIKLGVDFS, encoded by the coding sequence ATGTATAAGAAAGTCACCGTTGATAAAAAGCTGAACCCATGTTTTGAATCTGTCCAGGAACGACCACTTGGCGATACTGAAGTTCGTGTGAGATCACTGTTTGGATCACCGAAACATGGTACGGAGTTGACTGGGCTGACAGAGAGCCCTTTCTCAAAACACTACTATGACGAAGAGCAACATATATTCAAACTACGGGAAACACCAATCGAGGAAACCATATCCGGGTTGGGAAATATGTGGGTAGGTGTTGTTGTTGAACGGGGCGAATCAGCAATGCGCTTCTCTCTTGGGGAGAGGGTTACTGGGTATGGCGTCCTCTCTGAATATCATCAACTTGAGCAAGACAAGGTACTCAAGATGCCAGATGAAATGTCTTGGCAGACGGCGGTGTGTTTTGATCCTTTGCAATTTGCCCTAGGTGGTGTTAGAGATGCCCATATCCGAATCGGAGACAGGGTACTTATCTCAGGTCTCGGTGCAATCGGTATGTTATCAGCAAAACTGGCACGTCTTGCAGGTGCATCATTGGTGGCTGTCAGTGACCCTGTTTCGATCAGGCGTGAGATAGCATTGAAAGCAGGAGCTGACCTCGCATTTGACCCTACCACAGATGACTATGGGTTGATCTTGCGTGACTATACCTGCGGCAGGGGACTGGATGCAGTTATTGAGACTAGCGCCTCCTATTCTGCCCTTCAGCAAGGCCTGAGAGCCCTTGCTTATGGAGGCACATTGGCAAGCGTTGGCTGGTTCAAGGAACGTGAGGTAACGTTGCATTTCGGTCAAGAAGGACACTTCAACCAACAGAAAATTGTATTCTCTCGAGCATGCAGCGATCCCAATAATGATCATCCTCGGTGGAATTTCTCCCGCATCAAGGAAGAAGCTTGGCAGATACTATGCAAAGGGCTTATCAGCGGCGATGATATAGTCACCCCAATAGTACCCTTCAGTGAAGCCCCTTCTGCGTATCGTGACCTGGTAATGGGCCATGCTGAGCATTGCATCAAACTTGGTGTTGATTTCTCATAA
- a CDS encoding Gfo/Idh/MocA family oxidoreductase, which yields MLCALVGAGNMGMKHTNVLLGLDVTIESVCDISEASLEAYKQRFKGRLEQVKYYQDFDQMLASSKADMVIITLPPFAQNGQFEKAAEAKKHVFIEKPIALTPERGLSMVRAAKKNRIISSVGFHMRQGAVYRFIRQLMKEGKAGKPVLFQALYSCNSLHTPWWRDKEKSGGQILEQVIHLYDLGRSLLGEPQGVSARMQNICHNDIESYTVEDVSSSLTAYASGAIGTISATNCAVPGVWKGAYTLVFENLMVECQDSNHATFTYTNENPIRRETISEEDSDHAKGIEEFVNCVKQDVQSPCSIEEGYKSLLYVYAATQSAEQSGTPYTVKEHANV from the coding sequence ATGCTTTGTGCACTAGTTGGTGCCGGGAACATGGGTATGAAACATACCAACGTGTTGCTCGGTCTCGATGTAACAATTGAATCTGTATGTGATATTTCAGAAGCGTCTCTAGAAGCGTATAAACAACGCTTTAAAGGTCGTCTGGAACAGGTGAAATACTATCAGGATTTTGACCAGATGCTTGCTTCTTCCAAAGCAGATATGGTGATCATCACCCTCCCCCCGTTCGCCCAGAACGGTCAATTCGAGAAAGCTGCCGAGGCAAAGAAACATGTGTTCATTGAGAAACCGATTGCCCTCACTCCAGAGCGCGGTTTGAGCATGGTGAGAGCCGCCAAAAAGAACCGAATCATCTCATCGGTGGGCTTCCATATGCGACAGGGCGCAGTCTACCGATTCATCAGGCAACTTATGAAGGAAGGCAAAGCTGGTAAACCAGTTTTATTCCAGGCTCTCTACTCTTGTAATTCGCTTCACACCCCTTGGTGGAGAGACAAGGAGAAAAGCGGCGGACAGATCTTGGAGCAGGTCATTCATCTGTATGATTTGGGGCGCTCACTCCTCGGAGAACCCCAAGGGGTCTCAGCAAGGATGCAAAACATCTGCCACAACGATATCGAGAGCTACACCGTGGAAGATGTGAGTTCTTCACTCACCGCATATGCAAGTGGTGCAATCGGTACGATAAGTGCCACCAATTGTGCTGTACCTGGTGTGTGGAAGGGTGCCTATACCTTGGTTTTTGAGAATCTGATGGTGGAGTGCCAAGACTCAAACCATGCAACATTCACCTACACAAACGAAAATCCCATCCGCCGGGAGACCATTAGTGAGGAAGACAGTGACCATGCGAAGGGAATAGAAGAGTTTGTCAATTGTGTGAAACAAGACGTACAGAGCCCTTGCAGCATTGAAGAGGGATATAAGAGTTTGCTGTATGTGTATGCTGCAACACAATCTGCCGAACAATCTGGAACCCCCTACACTGTGAAGGAGCATGCAAATGTATAA
- a CDS encoding arylsulfatase: protein MEQRKPNIVYILADDLGYGDVSSLNPGCPFATTHFDRLSNEGVKCTDAHATSAVCTPSRYSIITGRYNWRSELKSSVLGGFSPPLIDTKRKTIAQMLKGRGYSTHAVGKWHLGMELPKQDDFIEQPDFADSHTIDYSKPIKEGPISVGFDSFYGISGSLDMPPYVYIKDDRFTSIPRKVTKGEGMGYWREGLTADDFIHEEVLDHLTDKAVEVIQKESDHPFFLYFSLPAPHTPILPAKEFRGKSKTNDYGDFVLHCDSVVGQILSALDEAGLREDTLVVFTSDNGCSPSADFPALERAGHNPSYHFRGMKADIYEGGHRVPLLMRWPKVVEPGSTCDQIVSLCDLYATLGEYLGVELASDEAVDSYSMLATLKSPSLPTRPSLVHQSIDGSLSLRRGPWKLEMCKGSGGWSFPVPGSRDEAQLPSLQLYNLEEDIREQENVASRFPEIVHALKAELRAIVEQGRSTSGPRQSNDGVAIWETVSWLQD, encoded by the coding sequence ATGGAGCAGAGGAAGCCAAACATCGTGTACATACTTGCTGATGACCTCGGCTACGGGGATGTCTCGTCCCTTAACCCAGGTTGTCCCTTTGCCACCACCCACTTCGACCGTCTGTCAAACGAAGGTGTGAAATGCACCGACGCCCATGCTACCAGTGCAGTGTGTACTCCAAGTCGCTACAGCATCATCACCGGTAGATACAACTGGAGAAGTGAACTCAAGAGCTCAGTGCTTGGAGGGTTCTCTCCACCCCTTATTGATACAAAGAGAAAGACCATTGCCCAGATGCTCAAAGGGAGGGGATATTCCACCCATGCAGTAGGCAAGTGGCACTTGGGGATGGAACTTCCCAAACAAGATGACTTCATAGAACAACCTGATTTTGCAGACAGCCATACCATAGATTACAGCAAGCCGATCAAGGAAGGCCCTATTTCTGTGGGGTTTGACTCATTTTATGGCATCAGCGGATCGCTGGATATGCCTCCCTATGTTTACATCAAGGATGACCGTTTCACGTCCATCCCTAGAAAGGTGACCAAAGGGGAAGGGATGGGGTACTGGAGAGAAGGACTTACCGCCGACGATTTTATCCATGAAGAGGTGCTGGACCATCTCACAGACAAGGCAGTGGAAGTAATCCAAAAAGAGAGTGACCATCCCTTCTTTCTGTATTTCTCACTTCCAGCTCCTCATACCCCAATCCTTCCTGCCAAGGAGTTTCGGGGAAAGTCCAAAACCAATGACTACGGGGATTTTGTCCTCCACTGTGACAGTGTAGTGGGGCAAATTCTCTCCGCGTTGGATGAGGCAGGATTGAGGGAAGATACCTTGGTGGTTTTCACCAGTGACAACGGCTGTTCTCCTTCGGCTGACTTTCCTGCCTTGGAGAGGGCAGGGCATAACCCGAGTTACCATTTCAGGGGAATGAAGGCTGACATCTATGAAGGGGGCCATCGGGTACCTCTCCTTATGCGATGGCCAAAGGTGGTTGAACCAGGTTCCACATGTGACCAGATTGTCTCACTCTGTGACCTCTATGCCACCTTGGGCGAGTACCTGGGTGTGGAGCTAGCCTCAGATGAGGCGGTTGACAGTTACAGCATGCTTGCAACGCTCAAATCGCCCTCACTCCCGACTCGTCCATCTCTCGTGCATCAGAGCATCGATGGCTCACTCTCCTTGCGTCGAGGGCCTTGGAAGCTGGAGATGTGCAAGGGTAGTGGTGGATGGTCCTTCCCCGTCCCTGGAAGCAGGGATGAAGCACAGCTTCCCTCTTTGCAGCTGTACAACCTGGAAGAGGATATCAGGGAACAAGAGAATGTTGCCTCAAGATTTCCAGAAATAGTACATGCGTTGAAAGCAGAGTTACGTGCAATTGTGGAGCAAGGACGGAGTACCTCGGGGCCAAGACAGAGCAACGATGGGGTGGCAATCTGGGAGACCGTTTCCTGGTTGCAAGACTAA
- a CDS encoding alpha-glucosidase/alpha-galactosidase yields MKITFLGAGSTIFARNVLGDVMMTPSLQEAELALYDIDANRLEQSRTILEAIQRGIPSSKNRITTYCGEPHRREALRGALFVVNAVQIGGYKPSTVIDFEIPKKYGLRQTIADTLGIGGIMRGLRTLPFLREVAQEMEAVAPHAWFLNYTNPMSILSGYLQRYTQVETVGLCHSVQICSERLLNNLEMEQYLDGRVELIAGINHMGWLLRLEDHKGNDLYPEIRKRIEKKQTIRHNDMVRYEYVRRFGYYCTESSEHNAEYNPYFIKKQYPELIEQYNIPLDEYPKRCEKQISEWQQQYQELADKHIIEHKRSKEYASHIMEARITNTPYTIGGNVLNAGSIENLVPDACVEVPCLIDNSGIHPTVVGNLPTQLAALNSAHIAVHKLTIDAFVTNSKDTLIQAALLDPHTAAELSIDDIVAMTEELLEAHGITLQ; encoded by the coding sequence ATGAAAATTACCTTTCTTGGTGCAGGAAGCACTATTTTTGCAAGGAACGTACTAGGCGATGTCATGATGACACCTTCACTCCAGGAGGCAGAACTTGCCCTCTATGATATCGATGCAAACCGTCTGGAACAATCAAGGACAATCTTGGAAGCAATCCAAAGAGGCATTCCCAGCAGTAAAAACCGCATCACCACCTACTGTGGGGAACCTCATCGCAGGGAAGCCCTCCGAGGGGCACTCTTTGTGGTCAATGCTGTACAGATAGGGGGGTACAAACCTTCCACAGTCATCGATTTTGAAATTCCAAAGAAATATGGGCTGAGACAGACGATTGCCGACACCCTAGGGATCGGGGGGATCATGCGAGGGCTGCGAACACTTCCTTTCCTACGCGAGGTAGCCCAAGAGATGGAAGCTGTTGCTCCTCATGCCTGGTTCCTGAACTATACCAATCCCATGTCAATCCTGAGTGGATATCTCCAACGATATACACAGGTAGAGACAGTAGGCCTCTGTCATAGTGTGCAAATATGTTCTGAGCGTTTACTGAACAATTTGGAAATGGAGCAATACCTGGATGGTCGGGTTGAATTGATAGCCGGAATCAATCATATGGGATGGTTGCTCCGCTTGGAGGACCACAAAGGAAATGATCTCTATCCAGAAATAAGGAAACGAATTGAAAAGAAGCAAACCATACGGCATAACGATATGGTCAGGTATGAGTACGTACGAAGATTCGGATACTACTGCACGGAATCGAGCGAGCATAATGCTGAGTATAATCCTTATTTCATCAAGAAACAGTATCCCGAGCTGATTGAACAATACAACATTCCATTGGATGAGTATCCTAAACGGTGTGAGAAACAGATCAGTGAGTGGCAACAACAGTATCAGGAGCTGGCAGACAAGCACATTATCGAACACAAGCGTAGCAAAGAGTACGCAAGCCACATTATGGAGGCACGTATCACGAATACCCCCTATACCATCGGTGGGAATGTTCTAAACGCAGGTTCAATCGAGAATCTTGTACCGGATGCTTGCGTGGAAGTACCATGTTTGATCGACAATAGCGGAATACACCCAACTGTCGTGGGGAACCTACCAACACAGTTGGCTGCACTCAATAGTGCCCATATTGCAGTACACAAACTGACAATTGACGCGTTTGTGACCAATAGCAAGGATACTTTGATCCAAGCTGCTCTTCTTGATCCGCATACTGCCGCAGAGCTCTCAATTGATGACATCGTAGCAATGACTGAAGAGTTGCTGGAAGCACATGGTATTACATTGCAGTAG
- a CDS encoding ABC transporter permease subunit encodes MKKQLNQTPQLSLGRKMGRHWQFYVIVALPILYFIVFKYVPMYGALLAFKRYRVSRGVWGSPWVGLYQFEKFFSNPSSLQIMYNTFSLSMYALVTSIPLAVILAIALNEARSKLWKKSVQMITYAPYFISTVVMVAILMQFLDPSMGLFNTVRGLMGKDSLNYMGEADYFRHIYVWSELWKNTGYNAIIYLAALTGISPELYEAAKVDGVNKFQKVWYVDLPSIKSTIVIMFIMNMGFVMSLGFEKAFLMQNPLNIETAEIMSTYVYKMGLINSDFSYSTAIDLINSVINVILILTFNRLAKMNNKEGGLW; translated from the coding sequence ATGAAGAAGCAGTTGAACCAGACACCACAATTGAGCCTGGGAAGGAAGATGGGACGCCATTGGCAGTTCTACGTTATCGTAGCGCTACCCATCCTCTATTTCATCGTGTTCAAGTACGTCCCTATGTATGGGGCATTGCTCGCATTTAAGCGATATCGCGTAAGTCGCGGCGTATGGGGAAGCCCCTGGGTAGGGCTCTATCAGTTCGAGAAGTTCTTTAGTAACCCCTCTTCCTTGCAGATCATGTACAACACCTTCAGCTTGAGCATGTATGCCCTGGTTACTTCAATTCCTTTGGCAGTCATCCTGGCCATTGCATTGAACGAAGCTCGTTCCAAGCTCTGGAAGAAGAGCGTGCAGATGATTACCTATGCACCATACTTCATCTCCACGGTAGTCATGGTCGCCATCCTGATGCAGTTCCTTGACCCCTCCATGGGCCTCTTCAATACAGTGAGGGGACTTATGGGAAAGGATTCCCTTAACTATATGGGGGAGGCGGACTACTTCAGGCACATTTATGTCTGGTCTGAGCTTTGGAAGAACACCGGCTATAATGCGATTATCTACCTAGCGGCTTTGACGGGTATAAGCCCGGAGTTGTATGAGGCAGCAAAAGTCGATGGTGTGAACAAGTTCCAGAAAGTCTGGTATGTCGATCTTCCTTCGATCAAGAGCACTATCGTCATCATGTTCATCATGAATATGGGCTTTGTCATGAGCCTGGGATTTGAAAAGGCCTTCCTCATGCAGAACCCGCTGAATATTGAAACTGCTGAGATCATGTCCACCTATGTATATAAGATGGGCTTGATCAACAGTGACTTCTCCTACTCCACGGCCATTGACCTGATCAACTCAGTGATCAATGTCATCCTGATTCTCACATTCAACCGTCTTGCCAAAATGAACAACAAGGAAGGGGGGCTCTGGTAA
- a CDS encoding carbohydrate ABC transporter permease, whose protein sequence is MHYKQKEMLTDRIFSIVVNTFLFISLAIVLYPLLYIISCSLSEPQAVMARKVWLFPVNFDLVSYKAVFTNKQIGTGYMNSLYYMVTGTVISVMLTMLIAYPLSRKEFYGRKFVTKFILFTMLFTGGIIPLYLVVRQLGIYDTRLSIILPNAITVWNVIIARTFLQENISDELYEAAEIDGCSDIRFLFTFVFPLSGAIVAVLALFYAVGQWNKYFDALLYLQDQALYPLQIVLRNILIINRNTPSMTTDVEAAIRSQGLSETIRYAVIVVASLPLLVIYPFVQKFFVKGVMIGSVKG, encoded by the coding sequence ATGCATTATAAACAAAAAGAGATGCTCACAGACAGAATCTTCTCCATTGTGGTCAATACCTTCCTGTTCATAAGCTTGGCTATTGTACTGTACCCACTGCTCTACATCATCTCCTGCTCACTGAGTGAGCCACAGGCTGTGATGGCACGTAAGGTCTGGCTCTTCCCGGTTAACTTCGACCTAGTGAGTTACAAGGCGGTCTTTACCAACAAGCAGATCGGAACCGGATACATGAACAGCCTCTACTACATGGTAACGGGAACGGTCATCAGCGTAATGCTCACCATGTTGATCGCCTATCCACTCTCCAGGAAAGAGTTCTATGGAAGGAAGTTTGTAACCAAGTTCATCCTGTTCACGATGCTCTTTACCGGTGGAATCATTCCTCTTTACTTGGTGGTTCGTCAGCTTGGTATTTATGACACCCGACTCTCGATCATCCTCCCCAATGCGATAACCGTATGGAATGTCATCATTGCCCGTACATTCCTGCAGGAGAATATATCTGATGAATTGTATGAGGCGGCTGAGATAGACGGATGCTCTGATATCCGCTTCCTCTTCACCTTTGTATTCCCCTTGAGTGGGGCAATTGTAGCGGTCCTTGCACTCTTTTATGCAGTAGGGCAGTGGAACAAGTATTTCGATGCACTCTTGTACCTGCAGGACCAGGCCTTGTATCCTCTCCAAATTGTGCTTCGTAACATCCTTATCATTAACCGAAACACCCCGTCCATGACGACGGATGTGGAGGCAGCGATACGGTCCCAGGGTCTGAGCGAGACGATTCGCTATGCGGTAATTGTTGTGGCGAGCTTGCCCCTTCTGGTAATCTATCCGTTTGTCCAGAAGTTCTTCGTCAAGGGAGTCATGATCGGCTCCGTCAAAGGTTGA